A region of Lycium barbarum isolate Lr01 chromosome 3, ASM1917538v2, whole genome shotgun sequence DNA encodes the following proteins:
- the LOC132631134 gene encoding CASP-like protein 5A2 — IVAELILEFSGVATKICIIISIFVMVTTSDFPTVTAFSYLVAAVGLQIIWSLVLAIADVYAILVKRSYRNATVVSLFVVDDGITSTLTFAAAYASAGITVLISNDLDKCKVNHCTRFMSATTMAFLSWFATSPSFFVNFWFLASP; from the coding sequence ATTGTTGCTGAATTGATTCTGGAATTTTCAGGTGTTGCTACTAAGATTTGCATCATTATCTCTATTTTTGTTATGGTTACCACCTCTGATTTCCCCACTGTTACTGCTTTCAGCTACCTTGTAGCAGCTGTTGGATTACAGATCATATGGAGCCTTGTACTTGCTATAGCTGATGTATATGCAATATTGGTGAAAAGAAGTTATAGAAATGCAACAGTTGTCAGtctatttgtcgttgatgatggGATCACTTCTACTCTTACATTTGCTGCCGCCTATGCATCAGCTGGAATTACAGTTCTTATTAGCAATGATCTTGACAAATGTAAAGTGAACCACTGCACGAGATTTATGTCAGCTACAACAATGGCATTTTTAAGCTGGTTTGCAACATCACCATCCTTTTTCGTGAATTTTTGGTTTCTGGCTTCCCCATAG